In Fragaria vesca subsp. vesca linkage group LG5, FraVesHawaii_1.0, whole genome shotgun sequence, the genomic stretch AAGATTGGTGAAACCACAAATTAACCTGAGCTTCGAGCTTATTAGGAATGGTCTCAAATGCAAGTAAATCTGGACCTGCTTCCACAAGAACTTGCAATCTACGGCGGTGAAAATCCTTCAGCTTATCCAAATCCACATTCGGTCCATAATCCCCACTGGAGCATTCAAAGATTGTTATGTCTGAACAATGTGCATTACAATGTTCGTCTGGCCAGGGTTGTTTAGGATCTACCTGTATTCAGAACCATCAGCAAGATAAGCGCCATAGCTTCCGATAGAGGCAGCAACCAAAGCCCTGTTATAGTGATGATGCCCGGGATTCACTTTCACTGCCTCCCAGAAACTATTCCGAGCTTCGACAGCTAGTGTCACACTCTTCTTCAGCAATGACTCCCCTTCTTCAATGGACAGTCCCTTGGACAAAAATCCAGGAATTGTTGCCTGTAAGAATATGTTATTCCATGTATATTAGGAAACCATGCATCCCACATTTCTATTTGCAGATGTAAACATTTTATCATAGCTTGATTCATGGAGAACATTCTAATCACATTCCAAGTATATTTTTATAGAATGTGATAGAACACATCAGGCACAAATCTGATGTGACGGTATCTAAATGCTTAGAATGTGCAACCAAAATATATAAATCAAACTACTAACGGAAGTAGTGTTTACATGGTTAGTCACTGACCAAGAGATTCATGGTCAGTCACCATTAAAAACAAAACAAATTCTACTACAAAATAATTCTCCTCACTCTTGGATTTAAATCCAATGGTGAATGACCACGAATCTCTTGGTCAGTTACTGACTAGGCGAACATGACTCAATGACTGCTACTAAGATATTCTTTAGCGCTAGGGCTAGGAGTGTTATAATTTTGGACCCCAGATTTGTTGGATTCTGTAGATCACACCGTAAATGGTGACTAATTAAACAGCAGCAAGATTGGAGTTTCGATACTCTAGGGCTACTATAAAATTTCTCGAATACTGATACTCTTTCATTAGGAGAAGAATCAAGAATGCGACCTGGTAAGACGAAGTGACCAGAACATCGGCGCCGGCTTCCAGGTATTCCAAGTGGACCTGAGGAGCGATACAGGACATTCATGAATCAATCATGACATTAATGGTCAGAGTGAGAGAGAGATTATATGATACGTACGTACCCTCTTGATGAGATCGGGGTCCTTGATGAGGCAAACGGCGCTCCAGAGAGTGTCGTTGATAGCAGCGCCGTGTTTCTCCAACTGTGTTGCGAACCCTCCGTCCACGACAGCGCAACCTCCTGCTTTCTCTATCAAGTCTTCCAAGGTCGTCGTCATCGACGTTTCCTTCTTCTTTCCGACCATATCTGCGTTTGCTTTCTGTAAGCAAAGGGAGATCGGGTTTTAATAGCAAAGCAAAGAGTGTGAGAGGGATCGGGGAGTTGTTGGGGTGTTAGGAGAGAAAAGAATCAGGACGAAATGGCATACAAGTTCCTTTGTTAATTTTCACATTGTCCTTTTGACATTTTTTTACGTTTTTTCTGTATTGCGTTTGTCGGACGGTGGTGACGCGTTGAATGCGATTGCGTGCGTTCCACACCAGAGCCAATTGGAAGCACGACGGACCAACTCAAATCCACTGTTTAGGAAGGTGTATTCATATTATACCAAAATATGGATTTTCAGTCATAGGTTCATGCATGAATCATGATATATAATTTCCCTCATCCTATATATTGACCTAAAAAAGGGGAGAACAAAATCATACTGTTGGCTTCTTTTGATTCGCAGAAAAGTAAGCATCATTTCTTGCATTTGTGAAGCAAAATAATTTTATGAAAAAACGGAATGGAGGAATATTGTTCATTGGCGATGAACCGGTGATGATTGATTGTTGTAGGTGTATCCGTGAATATGCATTTTCTGTTATTCTAAGTAAATTATATTTGTCTAAAGTAAAATTATACAAATTAAG encodes the following:
- the LOC101292308 gene encoding homocysteine S-methyltransferase 1-like: MVGKKKETSMTTTLEDLIEKAGGCAVVDGGFATQLEKHGAAINDTLWSAVCLIKDPDLIKRVHLEYLEAGADVLVTSSYQATIPGFLSKGLSIEEGESLLKKSVTLAVEARNSFWEAVKVNPGHHHYNRALVAASIGSYGAYLADGSEYSGDYGPNVDLDKLKDFHRRRLQVLVEAGPDLLAFETIPNKLEAQACIELLEEENIQLPSWICFSSVDGEHAPSGESFKECLDIINRSNKVNAVGINCAPPHFTESLICKFQQLTSKAIVVYPNSGEIWDGKAKRWLPSKCFDDDKFECFATRWRDSGAKLIGGCCRTTPSTIQAISKVLKGKSQ